From a region of the Mercurialis annua linkage group LG1-X, ddMerAnnu1.2, whole genome shotgun sequence genome:
- the LOC126664889 gene encoding uncharacterized protein LOC126664889 has translation MDLDEWEILPHHGGFLDYHEDDDHGGKKKKSFASTKHGSNQRSMFNMNYFVCPSSPPKNSRPSQQLVPVPFQLEPAQELCSDKKPIDIKVVIPSMIIPEINGSDQVAASSKEAEADQDPISQVFFKKMKENKFVDMKLDSPESPTKGFVHPPSPQIDAAQFKFEDKGEVLEINKTNSPRIEDQKEKIWEGDDDDGLNLWKWSLNGIGAICSFGVAAATVCIIIFGSQQRNNQQKHQNQKFRFQIYTDDKRIKQVVHHATRFNEAITAVRGVPIARAHITYGGYYEGI, from the exons ATGGATCTTGATGAGTGGGAAATTCTTCCTCATCATGGTGGCTTTCTTGATTACCATGAAGATGATGATCATGGtggcaaaaagaaaaaaagttttgCATCAACCAAACATGGATCAAATCAAAGAAGTATGTTCAATATGAACTACTTTGTTTGCCCTTCTTCACCTCCAAAAAATTCTAGACCAAGTCAGCAGCTTGTTCCAGTTCCATTTCAGTTGGAACCTGCTCAAGAATTGTGTTCTGATAAAAAGcctattgatataaaggtggtAATACCATCTATGATCATACCAGAGATCAACGGCTCTGATCAAGTTGCAGCTTCTTCAAAAGAAGCTGAAGCTGATCAGGACCCGATTTCTCAAGTTTTCTTCAAGAAAATGAAGGAAAATAAATTTGTCGACATGAAATTGGACTCTCCTGAGTCCCCTACTAAAGGGTTTGTTCATCCTCCTTCTCCTCAAATCGATGCGGCCCAGTTTAAATTTGAAGATAAAGGTGAGGTTTTGGAGATTAATAAGACTAATTCTCCAAGAATTGAGgatcaaaaagagaaaatttgGGAAggggatgatgatgatggtttgAACTTATGGAAATGGAGCTTGAATGGAATTGGAGCTATTTGCTCATTTGGAGTTGCTGCTGCCACTGTTTGTATAATCATTTTTGGTAGTCAGCAGAGGAACAATCAGCAGAAACATCAGAATCAGAAGTTCAGATTCCAGATTTACACTGATGACAAG AGGATTAAACAAGTGGTTCATCATGCAACAAGATTCAATGAAGCAATCACAGCAGTAAGAGGAGTTCCAATTGCTAGAGCTCATATAACTTATGGAGGTTACTACGAAGGCATTTGA